CCGGTGATGTCTGTCCAGCTAATTCCCGCATCTGTTGTTTTGAAAACGTGCCCGGCACCAAAGCCAGCAAATACAACGTAAACTGTATTCGCATCGTCGGGATCAATGGCAATGTCCATGGGGTAGCGATCCGGCAAATTGTTAGTGACTTTCATCCAGTTGTCGCCGCCGTTGGTTGTTTTGAAAATATTGGCGCGCGTGTACAAAGGCGCTGTACCCACGTAGACGATGTCGGGATTCCTGGCGGCAACTGCCATGGAAAGAGCGAAATTGCCATCAAGCAGTGCGCTGTTGTTCGTCGCGAACCAGTTTTGTGCCCCGTCTATCGTTTTGAAAATTACTTGTCTGCCGGAATACAAAACAGATGGATTAGAAGGAGAAATTACATAGGGCGCGACAAAAGCAGCTGCGCCTCTCATGCCGTTTGTCGCTGATGAGAACGATTGCCCCCGGGTTAGCGATTTTTGAATGCTGTTGTACTGATACTCTCCGTACAAAATATTATCGTCAAGCTGGTTGATCGCAGTCCAGCAGCCGTCTCCGCCAATGACCAAATTCCAATCTTTGCTGCCCAGGTAAATAGCGGTATTGTTATCTTGCAAACCGCCCATTGCCAAATTCGAATCGCTGGCAGAATTTGAAAATCCATTGTAAAATTGCGCCGTTTGCAGACCATAGCCGATATTTTGGTAGCTGTCGCCGAAATCTGTGCTGCGATAGACGCCTCCGTCGCAGGCAATATAAATGATGTCCGGATTTTGCGGATCATGAGCATAGTTGTGATGATCCACATGAGGGCCGTAAACCGAATTGAGCGTGTAACCACCATCGTGCGATTTGTAAATATTCACCCCGGCATGGATAACCTGATTCAAATCATTCGGATGAACTGCAACCCAGTGCGCGAAAAATCCTTGATAGCGAGGGACATCTTCATCATTCACGAGAGTCCAGGTGTCGCCGAAATTGTCGGTTCGATACAGACCAATGCCGCTCAGGCTATCTGCTACACTGGCGAAAACAATGTCCGGATTTGCGGCATAGGCTTCGATGAGCGTTTTCCCGCTGAAATTGGGAACACCATTTAATTTTTTCCAGGTCATGCCTGCATCTGTGGAACGATAAATTCCGGAATTGGCGCTCCCCAAATTTCCGCAAGAAACCATAATTTTTGTCGTGTCTGTGGGATGAATAACGATATCCTCCCCCATGAAAGCGTCCAATACTAATTGCCAGCTTTTTCCTCCGTCAACGGATTTGTAAATTCCCTCTGACGTAGCTGCAAGTACAGAGTTCTCATTCAACGGGTTGATTTCGATGCACTGGACACCTCGTTCCTGGTGCTGCGTCCAATCCAGACTTTTCTCCCAGGTGGCGCCGCCATCGCTTGTTTTCAAAATGCCGATGCCGTAGCTGCCGCGCGTGGTTCGGATCACGGTGCCGCCGATGGAGCGTTTGTAGCCGTAAACTTCGCCGGTACCAATATAAATTTTATTTGTGTCCACAGGGTCGATAGCGATTGCCATGACCCCCAGGGTAGGAAATCCGGTGTGCACACGATGCCAGTTTTCACCAGTCGATGCTTTGTAGGTTCTCCACAAACCACCGCTCGCGCCACCAGCGTAGAGCGTTTCCTGATTTTTAGGATTCACCGCCAGACTGATCATTCTGCCCGGCACATTGTGCGGACCCATGGATTGCCAGGGTGACAAATCGGTCGGAAGCTGATTGGTCTTGCGCAAATTCAATTGAGTTTTTTGAAAAGCTTTGAAATATTTATCTGCTGGGATGTCCTTGTACGGATAAGCGCGCAAACGCGTCCAGAAATTCAATGCTTCCATCGCCCCAGACATTCGATGTTGTTCACGATTTAGTTTTTGAAAATGAAAATCAAAAAAAATCGCCAAAAGAGGCAACAAGATGAGCAGCGCTGATACGATGAGCAATCTAATAGATTTTTGGGGAATCATTTTGGAATCCTCTAATTTGATTTTGATAGCGGATGCACGCAAAAGATGAGGAACACCAGTTATTTGGAAGAAATTATTGCAATAAAATTTAACATTTAAATTGAAAAAGTCAAGGGAAAATTTACTTGCAGATTCAAACAGGCGTTTGCTGGGATAGCCTAATCAAAAGATGTACTCCACCTTTTAGGTGAAGTACATCTTTTTAAGTAAAAAAATTATTTCATCAAAATCATCTTATTCGTCTGACTGAAACTTTGCTTTGCGCCAGCGGCTTTGAAATGATAAAAATAAATCCCGCTGACAACTTTGACGCCGCTGTTATCTCTGCCGTCCCAGGTTACCGTATGAAGTCCGGCGGATTTTTGACCGGAGACGAGAGTGCGCGCCAGGTGACCGTTGATGTCGTAAATATTGAGCGTGACGGTCGCCGGTTCCGGAAGCGCATAATTGATTTGCGTCTCCGGATTGAACGGATTGGGATAATTCTGTGACAGATTGTAATCATCCGGCACAGTGTATTTCTTGTTATCTACGGCAGTCAAAATAACTGAAACCGGGCCGTAAAAACTGGTGTCGCCGGTCAGAGAAACGGACTGTAATTTGTAATAATAACTTCCCATCTGCGTTGAGTTGTCCGGATACGAATAGTTGGCGCCGGTAGTGGCATTCCCCTGCGCCGGAATCAGATTTTCATTGATTTTTGCGTACTCTCCGTTTTCAGACTGACTGCGAAAAATATTGAAACCGGCGTTGTTTGGTTCGGTTTCCGTCGTCCATTGCAGCAAAATGCCATCCTGACTGATGTTAGCGTAGAAAGATGACAGCACGATATTGGTCGGCTGGGTGCCGTTGCCGGTTACCTGAATGTCATAAGGATTTTCGTCATCATCGTTGTTGGCAATATCCATATCAAAACTAAAAGCACCGGCAGCGTCCACATCAAACGAAATTTGCAGCGTGCCAGTCCCACCCGCAGCGACATGCAGCGGCAGACCGGTTACAACGGTGAAATTACTGCAATTCGTCAGATTGGTAGCGCTTACTGCGGTCACATTAAGTTGAGCCGTGCCGGCAGTGTTGTCTATGGTGTAGGTCAGATTTACGGTGCCGATATTTTGATTGCCCACATCGTCAGTGCCGCCGTCGGCTATGGACGTTCCAGCCGGACGCTGGACATCGATTTCTGCTGCTGATTGTTGCTGACCATACTTGGCGACAAAGATATCATGACCACCGGCGCTGGTCAGGGTCGTCTCATTGGCCTCGCCGGCGCCAAAGATGGCTGAGCCCTCAAAATACCCGGTCACCAGGCTGTTGCTAGCGCCATCGCTGGCGATGCCACGTCCTTGATCATAGTCTGTTCCGCCGGCGCTTTTTGCCCACAGCAAGGTGCCGTTACCATCGTATTTGGCGATAAAGATATCATCGAGACCGGCGCTGGTCAGGGTCGTCTCATTGGCCTCGCCGGCGCCAAAGGTGGCTGAACCCTCAAAATATCCTGTCACCAGACTGTTGCCCGAGCCGTCAGTGGCGATGCCGTTTCCATCATCATAATCTGTTCCGCCGGCGCGTTTGGCCCACACTAAGGTGCCGTTACCATCGTATTTAGCGACAAAGATATCATCACTCCCTGCGCTGGTCAGGGTTGTCTCATTGGACTCGCCGGCGCCAAATGTGGCTGTGCCATTGAACATCCCAGTCACCAGACTGTTGCCTGATCCATCAGTGGCGATGCCAAGTCCATCGTCATAATCTGTCCCGCCGGCGCGTTTGGCCCACAGCAAGGCGCCGTTACCATCGTATTTGGCGACAAAGATATCATCACTTCCTGCGCTGGTCAGGGTCGTCTCATTGGACTCGCCGGCACCAAAGGTGGCTGTATTTTTGAAATATCCTGTAATCAGACTATTGCCTGCGCCGTCGCAGGAGATGCCATATCCATAAGCACCAGAGGTTCCGCCGGCGCGCATTGCCCATAGCAACGTGCCGCTGCCGTCGTATTTGGCAACAAAGATATCATAACCACCCGCGCTGGTCAGGGTCGTCTCATTGGCCTCGCCGGCGCCAAAGGTGGCTGTACCCTGGAAATATCCTGTCACAAAGCTGTTGCCCGCGCCATCGCTGGCGATGCTATGTCCATCATCATTAGATGTTCCGCCGGCGCTTTTTGCCCACAACAAAGTGCCGCTGCCGTCGTATTTGGCGACAAAGATATCATGATTGCCCGAGCTGATAAGGGTCGTCTCATTGGCCTCGCCGGCGCCAAAGGTGGCTGTACCTTGAAAGTATCCTGTCACCAGGCTGTTGCCCGCGCCATCGCTGATGATGCCATATCCACCTTCATTAGATGTCCCGCCCGCGCGTTTTGCCCAGAGCAAAGCGCCACTGCCATCGTATTTGGCGACAAAGATATCCTCGCTTCCTGCGCTGGTCAGGGTCGTCTCGTTGGACTCTCCTGCGCCAAAGGTGGCTGTACCTTGAAAATATCCTGTCACCAAACTGTTGCCCGCGCCATCGCTGGCGATGCTATGTCCTTGATCCCAACTTGTCCCGCCCGCGCGTTTTGCCCACTGCAATGCATCGGCCTGGGCAAATGATGCCACCGAGGTTAAGAGCAAAAATGAGAATAAAACGAGCGTAGTAGTTAAATAACTTTTTTTCATTTTTCCGTCTCCCTATTAGATGTTCTATTTTTAAGTGTTAAGGGAATTACTAAATTAAGTCGATTCAAGTAAAAGAATATTTTGCTGTTGCTCCCGTTTAATATAATTCATGTCTTTTTAATATAAAATTTTGTTCAGTTCGGAGAAACGAGCAAAGTCATTTTTAATTCCTCCTGTTTTCGTGATGTATGAGCTATGCTGCAAACTAAATATTATTTTGAATTCCCGTAATGCCTAATCTGAAAACTGGTCTGACACAATATGATTGGCAAATGCAAGAAAGAGGCCACAACGCTAAAATTGAATTAGTAACCAGTC
This region of Calditrichota bacterium genomic DNA includes:
- a CDS encoding T9SS type A sorting domain-containing protein, yielding MIPQKSIRLLIVSALLILLPLLAIFFDFHFQKLNREQHRMSGAMEALNFWTRLRAYPYKDIPADKYFKAFQKTQLNLRKTNQLPTDLSPWQSMGPHNVPGRMISLAVNPKNQETLYAGGASGGLWRTYKASTGENWHRVHTGFPTLGVMAIAIDPVDTNKIYIGTGEVYGYKRSIGGTVIRTTRGSYGIGILKTSDGGATWEKSLDWTQHQERGVQCIEINPLNENSVLAATSEGIYKSVDGGKSWQLVLDAFMGEDIVIHPTDTTKIMVSCGNLGSANSGIYRSTDAGMTWKKLNGVPNFSGKTLIEAYAANPDIVFASVADSLSGIGLYRTDNFGDTWTLVNDEDVPRYQGFFAHWVAVHPNDLNQVIHAGVNIYKSHDGGYTLNSVYGPHVDHHNYAHDPQNPDIIYIACDGGVYRSTDFGDSYQNIGYGLQTAQFYNGFSNSASDSNLAMGGLQDNNTAIYLGSKDWNLVIGGDGCWTAINQLDDNILYGEYQYNSIQKSLTRGQSFSSATNGMRGAAAFVAPYVISPSNPSVLYSGRQVIFKTIDGAQNWFATNNSALLDGNFALSMAVAARNPDIVYVGTAPLYTRANIFKTTNGGDNWMKVTNNLPDRYPMDIAIDPDDANTVYVVFAGFGAGHVFKTTDAGISWTDITGSLPDVPTLAIAIDPLNSNHVYVGNDVGVYASTDGGNSWQNFNEGLPEAVMAMDLSISPANRNIRVATHGNGVYQRPLLFKPTIYLVYALSQIPTAVLAETPLQFSVNATNQGSEPLSETATVMLRVIDPAKAEVYSNSQQFSDLQAKETKTVTFAGELIPHEIGEYEIQFIDFGTASQPKNDTTRQSMNVTSAPTLASATVRKEYRAYEEIIGGSQFSFGDDDYATVNLPFPFTYDLYQYDKIQICANGWCEFGTGAAGSERGVSTSNQLGSVGANENGRLASTSRPSKALGPWWEDLNPDGGGKVSYRTLGSAPNRVLVIQWKNMRAYWDPSTTTRVNFQVRLYETSNVIEYHYGQVQAGTFSGQDLGAMIGFKDHIGGSFHFYDIAGNGIESASEIVTNLSPLTDWPGPDSCFVIQTLTTGISENKPELPSTIALYQNYPNPFNPTTTIRYDLPATTIVNLKIYNSLGQEVRALVRGVQSAGRKMVVWDGKDDSGFRVTSGVYFYRLEASNEIQIRKMAILK
- a CDS encoding T9SS type A sorting domain-containing protein, with translation MKKSYLTTTLVLFSFLLLTSVASFAQADALQWAKRAGGTSWDQGHSIASDGAGNSLVTGYFQGTATFGAGESNETTLTSAGSEDIFVAKYDGSGALLWAKRAGGTSNEGGYGIISDGAGNSLVTGYFQGTATFGAGEANETTLISSGNHDIFVAKYDGSGTLLWAKSAGGTSNDDGHSIASDGAGNSFVTGYFQGTATFGAGEANETTLTSAGGYDIFVAKYDGSGTLLWAMRAGGTSGAYGYGISCDGAGNSLITGYFKNTATFGAGESNETTLTSAGSDDIFVAKYDGNGALLWAKRAGGTDYDDGLGIATDGSGNSLVTGMFNGTATFGAGESNETTLTSAGSDDIFVAKYDGNGTLVWAKRAGGTDYDDGNGIATDGSGNSLVTGYFEGSATFGAGEANETTLTSAGLDDIFIAKYDGNGTLLWAKSAGGTDYDQGRGIASDGASNSLVTGYFEGSAIFGAGEANETTLTSAGGHDIFVAKYGQQQSAAEIDVQRPAGTSIADGGTDDVGNQNIGTVNLTYTIDNTAGTAQLNVTAVSATNLTNCSNFTVVTGLPLHVAAGGTGTLQISFDVDAAGAFSFDMDIANNDDDENPYDIQVTGNGTQPTNIVLSSFYANISQDGILLQWTTETEPNNAGFNIFRSQSENGEYAKINENLIPAQGNATTGANYSYPDNSTQMGSYYYKLQSVSLTGDTSFYGPVSVILTAVDNKKYTVPDDYNLSQNYPNPFNPETQINYALPEPATVTLNIYDINGHLARTLVSGQKSAGLHTVTWDGRDNSGVKVVSGIYFYHFKAAGAKQSFSQTNKMILMK